A stretch of Rhinoderma darwinii isolate aRhiDar2 chromosome 4, aRhiDar2.hap1, whole genome shotgun sequence DNA encodes these proteins:
- the DEGS1 gene encoding sphingolipid delta(4)-desaturase DES1 translates to MGNKVAREDFEWVYTDQPHADRRKEILAKYPEIKRLMKPDSNLIWIVTLMVVTQFLAFYLVKDLEWKWLMFWTYVFGSCISHSMTLAIHEISHNCAFGNSKALWNRCFGMFANLPIGLPYSISFKRYHMDHHRYLGGNGIDVDIPTDFEGWFFCTSLRKLVWIILQPLFYTIRPLCINPKPISRLELINLAVQFSFDAVVYYFLGVKSVVYMLVGSILGLGLHPISGHFIAEHYMFLKGHETYSYYGPLNYLTFNVGYHNEHHDFPSVPGRNLPQVRKIAAEYYDPLPQYTSWVKVLYDFIMDDTLSPYSRVKRELKGEIKQD, encoded by the exons CCAAATATCCCGAGATAAAGAGGCTCATGAAACCCGATTCTAACCTCATCTGGATCGTCACGTTGATGGTCGTCACTCAGTTTCTGGCCTTTTACTTGGTGAAGGACCTGGAGTGGAAGTGGCTCATGTTCTGGACATACGTGTTTGGAAGCTGCATCAGCCATTCGATGACCCTGGCCATCCACGAGATTTCCCACAACTGTGCGTTTGGAAACAGTAAGGCTTTGTGGAACCGTTGTTTTGGAATGTTCGCCAACTTGCCCATTGGTCTTCCGTACTCCATTTCCTTCAAGAGATACCACATGGACCACCATCGCTACCTGGGCGGCAACGGCATCGACGTGGACATTCCCACCGATTTCGAGGGCTGGTTTTTCTGCACTTCTCTGAGGAAGCTGGTGTGGATCATCCTGCAGCCGCTCTTCTACACCATTCGGCCCCTTTGTATCAACCCCAAACCCATTTCCCGCCTGGAACTCATCAACCTGGCGGTGCAGTTTTCCTTTGACGCTGTGGTTTACTATTTCCTGGGTGTGAAGTCGGTGGTTTACATGCTGGTTGGGTCCATCCTCGGTCTTGGACTTCATCCTATATCAGGACACTTTATCGCtgaacattacatgttcttaaagGGACACGAGACCTATTCCTACTACGGGCCGTTAAACTACCTGACATTTAATGTTGGCTACCACAACGAGCATCACGACTTCCCAAGTGTTCCAGGCAGGAACCTACCCCAG GTGCGGAAGATAGCGGCGGAATACTATGACCCCCTGCCGCAGTATACCTCCTGGGTGAAGGTGCTGTATGACTTTATAATGGACGACACACTCAGCCCCTATTCCCGTGTGAAGAGGGAACTAAAAGGAGAGATAAAGCAGGATTAA